The DNA segment TGATGGTCGTTGTTGTTTATGTCGAGGACGCCGATCCGGTGGACGTCGAACTCCGATTGAAGGGCGAGCTGGTGGCGGCGTACAACGCGGCGCACGCAGAGTGGGTTCGGCGGGCCATCGCGGAGGTCGAGGGGCAGATCGCGTGGCTGGAATCTGAGGCCGCAGAAGTTGCGCTGGCAGAGGCCGCCGCCGAGCACGCGGACGACCTCTGGGCCGACTACGACTTGGGCATCCCAGCGTGATCGCAAGTTAGCCGGGAAGGTGGTGGTGTTGCGCTTAGGCGACACCACCACCCCACCCGGCACGGGGTGGGGTGGTGGTGTGAAAGGCGCTGCGGTACCGACCGATTGATGATGATTGGCGGTTGTGGTCGAGCGTGTTTGTCGGTGGGGGCCGGTAGTGTCCTGTGATGTGAGGACGGGCCATCGGGGCCGGTCCAATGTTCCCTCGGGAGGGGATTCGGCGATGACCGATTTGGATACGACTGTCACTGTGATCGACGCGGCGGCACGCGCTCACGTGCCGGTGCTGCTGTGGAGTGATCCCGGCATGGGGAAGAGCTCAATCGTGCGCTCGCTGGCCGCTGCCGATGGGGTGCCGGTGGAGACGGTGATCGGTTCGCAGCGTGAGCCGGTGGACATAGCGGGTTGGCCGGTGGTCGCCGATGGTGCCGTGCAGACCCTCGCGTTACCCGATTGGGCCAAAACGCTTTTGGACGCCAACGGCGGCTACCTGCTGTTGGACGAGATTTCGACATGCTCGGCGTCCGTGCAGGCCGCGATGCTGACGGTGGCCTTGGAACGGGTGGTGGGCCGCACCAAACTTCCCGATGAAGTGCGCATCGTCGCTGCGGCCAATCCTCCCGACCGCAGTGCCGGTGGCGTAGACCTTACGCCACCGATGGCGAATCGGTTCCTGCACATCGAATTTGAGCCGACCGCAGAGGAATGGCTGACGGGTATGCGGTCCTCGTTCGCCGCGCTGCCCGCCTCGCGTGCTGTCGCCGCCGACGAATTGCGCCGTGCCGACGAAATCGGGGCCGTCTGCGCGTTCATCGAGCGGCGTCCTGCGCTGCTGCACGCCTATCCGGACACTGACGAGGCCGCAGGGCGGGCCTGGCCGTCACGGCGGTCGTGGGAGGCGATGGCGCGGGTGTTGGCGCATCTGCGCCGCGACGACACCGCTGCGATCGCGGCGGTGGCTCTCGGGTTAGTGGGTGACGGTGCGGGCAGCGAATTCATGGAATGGCGGGCCAGTATGGACCTGCCTGCCGTCGTGGACGTGATCGCGGACCCCAGCATCGTGGAATGGGCTACGGCGCGTCCCGATCAGGTGTGGGCGGTTCTGTCCGGTGTCGTGGCGTGGGCCTCGGGTAAGGGCACCAAGGATGCGTGGATGACCGCATGGGGGCCGCTGGTGGAGGCCGCGACCCACGGCGCTCCCGATGTGGCCGGTGCAGCCGCGCGCGCTTTGAGTGTGGCGATGCCGCCCGGTGCGAAACCGCCTGCGGCGGCGCGCAAGTTCACCGACGTGATGATCGCGGCGGGCATGGACGTAGGCAGCGCAGCATGATCGAGGTCCGAGCGCTCACCGCCGAGGAATGGCGGCGGCTGCGGCTGGCGCGGATGGCCGCAGTCGAGGCGATGCCGTACTTCGCGCGCGCACTGTTCGCGTTGGTTCCGGTCGCCGCACCGGGCCTGAAAACGTTTGCAGTTGACAAGCATTGGCGGCTCTACGTCGATCCGGCGATGCTGGGCACCGAGCAGGGATGGACAATTCCGACCGCCAGTAGTGTTCTGCTCCATGAGGTCGGGCATGTGCTGCGTGACCACGCGGGGCGCGCCGAAGCGGTGGCCTGCCCGGTGGACCACACCATGTGGAATGTCGCCGCCGACGCCGAAATCAACGACGACCTGATCGCGGCGGGCGTACGCCTGCCCGAGGGGGTGGTGACCCCGACCGGGATCGGCTGCGAGGACGGGCACGCCGCCGAGGTCTACTACCGCCATCTGGTGCCACCGGGTACGCCGCCCGCCGACCCCGCACCCGGTGAGGACGACGGGTTCGGCTGTGGATCGGGGGCCGGGGACGTGCCCGTGCCGGGGGAACTTCCCGCCGCCGCCGACGTGGGCAGCGGCACGGGATTGTCCGGGGCCGCTGCTGACCTGGTGAAGGTGGCGGTGGCCCGCGCTGTGCAGCAGGAGTTGTCGCGCTGCGGCGGGGCCGGTCGCGGCACCATGCCAGCGGGTCTGGCCCGGTGGGCGGCTGCTCAACTGGCTCCTGCCGTCGTGCCGTGGCCCAAGGTGCTGCGCGCTGCGGTGCGCCGCGCCGTCGAGGATCAGGCGGGCCAGGTGCACCACTCCTGGCGGCGACCCAACCGCCGCGCACCCAAGGGGCTGCTCCTGCCGACGCTGCGGGCACCGAAGATCACCGTCGATCTGATCATTGACACGTCGGCCTCGATGGGCGATGACGATCTTGCCGCCGCACTATCCGAGACGCGGGGTGTGTTGCGGCGCACCGGAGCCAAGGTGCGGGTGCTGTGCTGTGACGCAGCGGCCAGCAGTCCGCGTGCGGTGCGGTCCATCAGTGACGTGACGCTGACCGGTGGTGGCGGCACTGATCTGCGGGTCGGTATCGACGCCGCGCTGGCAGCACGTCCGCGAGCGGACGTGATCGTGGTGTTCACCGATGGGGGAACACCATGGCCTGACCATCGGCTGCCGGTACCGCTGATCGTGGCGCTGATCGGCACGCACGCCGCCGACACCGCGCCGGCATGGGCCAAGACGGTGCGGGTCACGCCTGCAGCGGCGGTGGCGGCATGACGAAACGGGCAGCGACGCCCGACTTCACTCGATGGGCCGACACGGTGCTCGCTGGTACCGGGTGGACCGCACACACCGTGCGTGAGGCCGCGCAGCGCGAGCGTGCCGATCTGGCGACGGCGGCGCTGGCCGATGGGTTCGCCGCCGCTGCGCGCGGGCTGGCCGCTTTCACCGAAGGCGTGGACGGTGCAGCATGAGCGCCGCGTTGTTCGACCTCGCGCTGCGGGTGGCCGCACGCGAGGCCGGTGGACCAGTCCCACGCCTGGTGCACAACCCCGCCCCAGCGCGTGACGTGACGGTGGCTGTCGCCGCGAGGCGCACCGGGCCGGTCGTGCACGTGCAAGCGGTGGGACCGGACGGCTGCCCGCGCACCGGCAGCGGAGCAGACGGATTGGCCGCGCTGGCGCGCGCAGCAGGGTGCACGGGCGGTGACCTCGGCACCGGGGCGACTGCACTAGTCGACACCCCCGCCACTATGCGGGCACTGGCGGGGCTGGCCCGCAACTACGCGGACCCGGCACGCTGCGCGCACATAGACGTGGCGGCGGGATCGGCACTGGCAGGATGGTGGGTCGAGCGGGCCGCGCACGCCGGCACGTCGGCGGTGACCGACGTGTTAGGTGTCACGCGCGCACGGTTCATGCTCGGCGTGGTGCCCGGTGAGGATCACGCGGGAGCGTGGCGGGCTGCGTTGGGAGTGCCCAATGGTGTTGTCGGGCTGCATGTCTGGCATCAGACCGTAACGGGCGGCACCGTGTTGGCGGGATTGGAGGCGCTGCGCGAGGACGACGACTGGCAGTTGCAGGCGGCGCAAGATGCGCTACGCGAGGGCCGCAGTTGGGATCGGCCCGAGACGCTGCACATCGCGGCGGCACGATTGGCGAGCCGCTGCGATGCCGCTGACCTCTACGACGCCGCGCTGCTGACTGACCCGTTGTGGCGGGCGCGCGGGGTGCACACCGGGTTCGTCTGCCACGGTGAGGCCGTCACCGGAACGGGTCAGCAAGGCAACCGCGTGACGGTGCGCGCTGACCGGCTCGACACCCGATTGAAGGCCGGGACCGCCGTCACCGGATGGGCAGGGTCCCCTATGACGACGATGCCGAATGCGGAGAACCGTTTCAGCGGTGAGGTTTTCGCTACCGCAGTGCGTGAGGACGGTGCCCTGTTGGTGACCATCGGTGGACTCCGCAAGACGGGGTACCGGCCTGCTGCCGGGGAGACAGTGACGGTGATCCCCGCCCCGCCTTCGGTGTCCACGATCCGGTCGCGCCGCTCGGCGGTGGCGCGGCTGTACAAGCGGCGGTTCTCCTGGCTGTCACAGGGGGCCACGCCGACTGCGAGTCGCCGCCCGGTGCCCCTGGCCGTGATGATCGCCGCCGCCGACGACCAACCCGAAACGACGGAGAACTGACATGCGCACTCTGCCCAAGCGACTGGCCCAGCCTGACAACAGCGCCGCCGCCCCGGTCGCGACGACCTCGGTACCGGCTGCGGTGACCCCGACGTTGCCGACCGCCGCCCCGGTGACCGACGCCTGGCCGGGGCGCGACCTGCTGGACAGCCCGATGTTGGCGCGAGTCCTGCTGGCCGCGTGGGGAGGCGACGCCGCCGTGTGCGTGCCCGCCTGCCCAGGGGCGGGTAAGAGCCGCCTGGTGGCGCTGCTGGCCGGTGCGCTGGCGCACCGGGTGGGGCTGCGGGTGGCGGTGGCCGCGCAGACCCGTGAGCAAGCCGCCGAGCTGTCTCGGCGCATCGCCGCTGTCAGCGACCGATCCTCACTGATCGTGTCGGGGGCCGGTAAGAAGCCGGTCACCGTGGACGGTATCCGCACCGTCGCGGGTCGCAGCGTGCGATGGCAACACTCGACCGGGGGAGAAATCCTGATCGGCACCGCCGCCCGGTGGCTCTACGTCGATCCGAACATGGCCTCGGCGGACGTGCTGCTAGTCGATGAGGCGTGGCAGGCAACGTATGCCGACTTGGGCGCTCTCGGGGCGCTGGCGCGCCAGGTGGTGTGCGTGGGTGATCCCGGTCAGGTGGCACCAGTGGTGACCGGCTCGACAGAGCGGTGGGACGGCCAGGCCACCGGCCCGCATCAGCCCGCCCCAGCCGCACTGCTGGCCGCGCACGGCGAGGCGGTCACGGTGCACGAATTGACGAACTCTTGGCGACTCGGGCCGCAGACCTGCGCACTGGTGTCGCAGCACTTCTACCCGCAGATGCCGTTCACATCACGACGCCCCGATGAAGCGGTGATCGCACCGGACGGCACCGTGTTGCCCGAAATCCTGAGTCGCCCGACCGAGGCGCGTCACGGGCCAACCGACCCAGCGCTACTGACGGCGCTGGCCGAGCGGGTGCGCGAACTGACATGGCACGACTACCGGCGCGGTGGCATCAGCGAGCCGCTGACCGCTGCGGACATCGCCGTGGTCGTGCCGCACGTAGCGCAGGCCGGTGCGGTCCGAGCAATGCTGGCTGACATGCCCGACGTACTGGTGGGCACCGTCAACGCGCTGCAGGGTCTGGAACGTCCCGCCGTGGTGGCGCTGCATCCGATGGCCGGATACCGCCGCGCCGAATCGTTCGCGCTCGATGCGGGCCGCATGTGCGTGACCCTGAGCCGACACCGGGCGCACCTGACGATCTTGACCGATCCGGCGACCGCAGCGCTACTCGACGCTGTTACCGATGATCCCCAGGCCGCGCAGGCGCGGGCAGTGCTTGCCGCGCTCTCATGAACAGACCCCGCTCGACGGTGGTGGCCTGGCAGATCGCCCAACCACCACCCCACCCGGCACGGGGTGAGGTGGTGGTTCCGGAACGGTTGTGCGGGAGGGCGTTTGCCTGTCGGTGGTCGACGGTAGTGTCGTTGGTGTTGGGGCAAGCCGATGGGGGCTGGCCATCGTTTCGGGAAGGGGAACACCATGGCGATTTACGGTGATGGGCAGTGCTTGGACGGGCCGGATGGGTGCACGGGGGAGACCTTCGCGCGCTCGACGCTGTCGGGGAGCGGGGACCAGTACTACCGGTGTGACGGGCACTACGCCGCGTATGTCGAGCGGGTTCAGCCGCAGATGGATGCCATCCGGCGTCGGTATCCGGATCGGGCGCCGGCGGATTTCGATCCGATGTATGCCGGTGAGCGCTGGGACGAGGACGACTGGTAGGCGGTGTTCGCTGGCCGGGTCGGGGGTGCTTCGCCTCGGCCTGGCCGGCGCAAGCCGGAACCCCTGGCCACTCGGCACAGGAGTGGGCAGAGGTTCTGCGTCTGTGGTGAATGTTGCTGCGCAGCGGTTCATTCGGATGGTGTTGTCGGTGGGCTGCGTTAGGATCACTTGTGTTGGGCAGGTCAGTCGGACCGGCCCTCGATTCCCGGAAGGGGAGTGCAATGCACGCAATCAAGGCGCTGGGATCGGTCATCGCGAATCTCGTTGCCATTCTTGGATTCCAGCCGTTCGAGTCGCTGGTGCTGGTGACTGTCACAGGGGATGCTCTGGGTTGCGTGTTGCGCCTGGACCTCACCGATGCGGCTTTGCCCGAGGCACCGGAGCGGTTGGCGGACACCACGGCACGCAGTGGCGCCGAAGGTGTGGCGGCAGTGTTCGTGTCAGCTGAGGGTGCCAGCTGCGCGATGTGCGCGGGGGAGTACCGGGACATGGTGGGTGAGTTGGCGGCGGCGCTGAATCGCCGTGGGGTGCAGATGCTCGACGCGGTTGTGGTCGACCGTATCGAGGTGGGCGGCCGGTGGACGTGCCTTGACGAGTGCGGCAATGGTGGGGTGCTCGATGATCCTGCGGCGTCGGTGGCGGCTGCTGCGGCGGTGGTGGCGGGTCACCGGTTGTACGGCAGCCGTGAGGAGCTGAAGGCGAGCGTTGCGGTCGATCGGGCGCGGGTCGCGGAGTTGGCGCCGCTGCTCGTTGGTGCCGGGGGTCCCGTCGAGGACGTGGCCGTGGCGGTGCGCGAGGTAGTGACCGCGGTGCGGCGTGTGGGAGAGGGTGTGGTCCTGTCAGATGTCGAGCTGGCCCGTATCGGGGCGGCGTTGGTGGATCTGCGGGTGCGCGATGCGGCGATGACTCTGGTCCACTGTGAGGACGAAGCGGCGCCGGCCGAGCAGTTGTGGTCGGAGTTGGCGCGGGTGCTGCCGCCGCCGTTCCGGGTGGAGGCCATGTGCACCGCGGCGCATGCGGCCTACGTCCGTGGTGAGGGGCCGTTGGCGGGTGTGCGGTTGGAGGCACTGTTGGCTGAGGACCCGGCCCACCGGATGGCGGTGATGTTGGACAAGGCGCTGCAGAGCGGGATGCCACCGGAGGCGATCCGCGGCCTGACCGCGAACCTGACCCCGGCAGTGTCGGTCTAGTCGGGCCGGTGGGGGCGCCGACCGAGATGGCCGGCGCCCCCACCACCCCAGCCGACACAGGGTGGGGTGGTGGGTGAAAAGAGGCTCATATGAGTCGGTTTCGTCGGCGGCGGCCTGGGTTTGTTTGTCGGTGGCGGGCAGTAGAATCGCATGTGTAGGGCAGGCCAATCGGGTCGGCCCGCGGTTCCCGGAAAGGGGAGTTGTGGTGACTGCTGTCGTTGAGGGTTCGGTGGCCGTGGTGTCACGGTCAGTGGCGGAGGCTATGGCCGCGGGTGTGCCGGCGGGTGCGATCGTGTGTGCGCCGCTGTCGAGCGGTCCGGTGGCCGGCTGGCTGGTGGTTGAGGACAACGAGGGGGCCGGCGCGCAACGCCAGTGCGCCGTGGTCCGGCTGGACGGGTGCGCTGTGGCGGTGGCCGGTG comes from the Mycobacterium sp. JS623 genome and includes:
- a CDS encoding DUF4192 domain-containing protein gives rise to the protein MHAIKALGSVIANLVAILGFQPFESLVLVTVTGDALGCVLRLDLTDAALPEAPERLADTTARSGAEGVAAVFVSAEGASCAMCAGEYRDMVGELAAALNRRGVQMLDAVVVDRIEVGGRWTCLDECGNGGVLDDPAASVAAAAAVVAGHRLYGSREELKASVAVDRARVAELAPLLVGAGGPVEDVAVAVREVVTAVRRVGEGVVLSDVELARIGAALVDLRVRDAAMTLVHCEDEAAPAEQLWSELARVLPPPFRVEAMCTAAHAAYVRGEGPLAGVRLEALLAEDPAHRMAVMLDKALQSGMPPEAIRGLTANLTPAVSV
- a CDS encoding AAA family ATPase encodes the protein MTDLDTTVTVIDAAARAHVPVLLWSDPGMGKSSIVRSLAAADGVPVETVIGSQREPVDIAGWPVVADGAVQTLALPDWAKTLLDANGGYLLLDEISTCSASVQAAMLTVALERVVGRTKLPDEVRIVAAANPPDRSAGGVDLTPPMANRFLHIEFEPTAEEWLTGMRSSFAALPASRAVAADELRRADEIGAVCAFIERRPALLHAYPDTDEAAGRAWPSRRSWEAMARVLAHLRRDDTAAIAAVALGLVGDGAGSEFMEWRASMDLPAVVDVIADPSIVEWATARPDQVWAVLSGVVAWASGKGTKDAWMTAWGPLVEAATHGAPDVAGAAARALSVAMPPGAKPPAAARKFTDVMIAAGMDVGSAA
- a CDS encoding AAA family ATPase; the protein is MRTLPKRLAQPDNSAAAPVATTSVPAAVTPTLPTAAPVTDAWPGRDLLDSPMLARVLLAAWGGDAAVCVPACPGAGKSRLVALLAGALAHRVGLRVAVAAQTREQAAELSRRIAAVSDRSSLIVSGAGKKPVTVDGIRTVAGRSVRWQHSTGGEILIGTAARWLYVDPNMASADVLLVDEAWQATYADLGALGALARQVVCVGDPGQVAPVVTGSTERWDGQATGPHQPAPAALLAAHGEAVTVHELTNSWRLGPQTCALVSQHFYPQMPFTSRRPDEAVIAPDGTVLPEILSRPTEARHGPTDPALLTALAERVRELTWHDYRRGGISEPLTAADIAVVVPHVAQAGAVRAMLADMPDVLVGTVNALQGLERPAVVALHPMAGYRRAESFALDAGRMCVTLSRHRAHLTILTDPATAALLDAVTDDPQAAQARAVLAALS
- a CDS encoding vWA domain-containing protein; amino-acid sequence: MIEVRALTAEEWRRLRLARMAAVEAMPYFARALFALVPVAAPGLKTFAVDKHWRLYVDPAMLGTEQGWTIPTASSVLLHEVGHVLRDHAGRAEAVACPVDHTMWNVAADAEINDDLIAAGVRLPEGVVTPTGIGCEDGHAAEVYYRHLVPPGTPPADPAPGEDDGFGCGSGAGDVPVPGELPAAADVGSGTGLSGAAADLVKVAVARAVQQELSRCGGAGRGTMPAGLARWAAAQLAPAVVPWPKVLRAAVRRAVEDQAGQVHHSWRRPNRRAPKGLLLPTLRAPKITVDLIIDTSASMGDDDLAAALSETRGVLRRTGAKVRVLCCDAAASSPRAVRSISDVTLTGGGGTDLRVGIDAALAARPRADVIVVFTDGGTPWPDHRLPVPLIVALIGTHAADTAPAWAKTVRVTPAAAVAA